One Oryza glaberrima chromosome 11, OglaRS2, whole genome shotgun sequence genomic region harbors:
- the LOC127755421 gene encoding uncharacterized protein LOC127755421, producing MHPVFSICTREHTTHSIYLVLREMKKAISWISGALFIWMFLIDVAEPTKRAIKSIKADDGDVIDCINIYQQPAFNNPRLKNHTISTIKTRPGKLPFSKRAKTARQAWQNNGRCPDGTIAIRRATQQSQLEVDATQPNGCYIEYAGIQAPQTVYGARGDVNVWGIRVEPNEWSTNGIVITNGHGASLQFGWMVAPTLYGESHGKTRLFIRTVDPQNGVDCFNLNCAGFVQISNEYAFGAALAPLSEYGDVQYETHLTIYKDMLSNRWCAMYGDTMLGYWPLEAFPAFDKGEEAFWGGQVCNMHEGQEYTTTGMGSGYHPIEGMGKSAYIHGIQVMQIDKSWQRPTRTFGNMSNQPCYGVEPYESKDGALSIFFGGTANMACCGLACQSPRK from the exons ATGCATCCGGTGTTCAGCATCTGCACGAGAGAGCATACCACACACAGCATTTACTTGGTGTTGAGAGAGATGAAGAAGGCAATCTCATGGATTTCGGGTGCCCTCTTCATATGGATGTTTTTAATCGACGTGGCAGAACCTACCAAACGGGCCATCAAGTCAATAAAG GCTGACGACGGTGATGTTATCGACTGCATCAACATTTATCAACAGCCAGCCTTCAACAATCCTCGCCTTAAAAACCACACAATATCGACAATCAAG ACACGACCCGGCAAATTGCCTTTCTCCAAAAGAGCGAAAACAGCTCGACAAGCATGGCAAAACAATGGGAGATGTCCCGATGGAACTATAGCAATTAGAAGGGCCACACAACAATCTCAGCTTGAGGTTGATGCCACACAACCAAATGGTTGCTACATCgag TATGCAGGAATCCAAGCACCTCAAACTGTATATGGCGCTAGAGGGGACGTAAACGTGTGGGGCATACGAGTAGAGCCCAACGAGTGGAGCACGAATGGCATCGTAATAACCAATGGACATGGTGCCTCGTTGCAGTTTGGGTGGATG GTAGCCCCTACTCTGTATGGGGAATCCCACGGTAAAACAAGATTGTTCATCCGAACAGTG GATCCACAAAACGGTGTCGATTGCTTCAACCTGAATTGCGCTGGTTTCGTGCAAATTTCGAATGAGTATGCATTTGGGGCAGCCCTAGCCCCTTTGTCAGAGTATGGGGACGTGCAGTATGAGACCCATCTCACTATTTACAAG GATATGCTTTCTAACAGATGGTGTGCCATGTACGGGGACACCATGCTGGGGTACTGGCCCTTAGAGGCTTTCCCTGCCTTTGACAAGGGCGAGGAAGCTTTCTGGGGTGGCCAAGTGTGCAACATGCATGAGGGCCAGGAATACACAACAACGGGAATGGGGAGCGGATATCACCCAATAGAAGGTATGGGGAAAAGCGCATATATACATGGGATTCAGGTCATGCAGATTGACAAATCTTGGCAGAGGCCAACCAGGACGTTTGGTAACATGAGCAACCAGCCCTGCTACGGTGTCGAGCCCTATGAATCCAAGGATGGGGCGCTCTCCATCTTCTTCGGTGGTACCGCCAATATGGCTTGTTGTGGCCTCGCTTGCCAGAGCCCAAGGAAATGA